Genomic segment of Pseudovibrio brasiliensis:
GTTTTGTCCTGCATTTCTGCCAGTGGCCGCAAGCGCTCCAATGTTTCATCTGCCAGCTCCAGCAGATTGATTTCTTTCACTTCCAGATGGTCTGTTCGGAAAGAGACCATAGCATGATCCAGCAGCTGGCCAGCCGCGCGCGAGCTTTCATCAATGGCGCGGATCATCTCTTTCAATGCGGCTCTGTTTTCAGGACGTTCCACGCGGCGCAGTGCGATTTCAGCTTGTGTACGCAGCACTGCCAGTGGCGTGCGAATACGATGGGCCGCTTCGGCGATGAACTCTTCAGATCGGGTCAGCGACTTCTTCAGGCGAGCCATGAAGCGGTTGAGTGCGACAACCAGTGGGGCCATCTCGCCCGGCACAGGGGCTTGCACGGCGCGCAGGTCTTGCGGGCCTCTTCTAGAAACGGAGTTTGCCAGTGTTTGAACAGGCCGGACAGCGGACTGTGCCGTCAACACCCCTAACACAGCTGCGGCGATGAAGAAGCCGAAGCCGAGGTAGGCAGCGTTGGTAGAGATTCGCTCCAATGTTTCGCGCTGCCGCTTAAGGGTTTGGGCAACGGAAACGGTGACTTCAACTGGGCCGGATGCATTGGAAAGTCGGCGGGTGGCCGACACCATGCGGATGCTCTCACCCAGATAATGGGAGGTGATGAAACGGTGGTTCTCCCTCCCTTTCGCCGTGTAGGCATCGGGTAAGCTTTCATAGCCAGTCAGATATTTTCCATCAGCAACAACGCGGTAGAACACGCGGTCGTCACTCACGTTTCCGAGCATGGAGAGAGCGGAGTATGGAATATCGACGGTGACCTCCCCGCTCTGAATGGCTGCGCTGTCCAGAATGGAGGTGGCTGAGGCGGACAGGATGTTATCTTGAGACTCTTCCGCCACCTGCTTGGCATAGGTCATCACCATCACAAACAATAGGGCGGCCAGTACGGCAGCGATGCCGAGCAGCTGCAGGGTCAAGCGGCGGCGGATGGAGCCGGAGATGTTGGCCTCTAACGTCATGTCAGACTCAACCGATAACCCAGCCCGCGCACGGTGATAATCTGCACGGAAG
This window contains:
- a CDS encoding HAMP domain-containing histidine kinase, which translates into the protein MTLEANISGSIRRRLTLQLLGIAAVLAALLFVMVMTYAKQVAEESQDNILSASATSILDSAAIQSGEVTVDIPYSALSMLGNVSDDRVFYRVVADGKYLTGYESLPDAYTAKGRENHRFITSHYLGESIRMVSATRRLSNASGPVEVTVSVAQTLKRQRETLERISTNAAYLGFGFFIAAAVLGVLTAQSAVRPVQTLANSVSRRGPQDLRAVQAPVPGEMAPLVVALNRFMARLKKSLTRSEEFIAEAAHRIRTPLAVLRTQAEIALRRVERPENRAALKEMIRAIDESSRAAGQLLDHAMVSFRTDHLEVKEINLLELADETLERLRPLAEMQDKTLSLHGKEPPYIKGDAILIQNALSNILDNAIKYAPQGEDVKITVTHEEKWMVLSVYDQGPGFAPEDIEKLTERFSRGKNAEDTVGSGLGLTIAEEVTQAHGGHLKLSNRTNVRGACVSFYFPQS